A genomic window from Balaenoptera acutorostrata chromosome 20, mBalAcu1.1, whole genome shotgun sequence includes:
- the RAB34 gene encoding ras-related protein Rab-34 isoform X1, protein MNILAPVRRDRVLTELPQCLRKEAALHVHKGFHPRVTCACQEHRTGTVGRFKISKVIVVGDLSVGKTCLINRFCKDTFDKNYKATIGVDFEMERFEVLGVPFSLQLWDTAGQERFKCIASTYYRGAQAIIIVFNLNDVASLEHTKQWLADALKENDPSSVLLFLVGSKKDLSTPAQYTLMEKDALKVAQEMKAEYWAVSSLTGENVREFFFRVTALTFEANVLAELEKSGSRRIGDVVRINSDDSNLYLTSSKKKPMCCP, encoded by the exons CGCTTTGCACGTGCACAAAGGCTTCCACCCCCGCGTCACCTGCGCCTGCCAGGAGCACCGGACAGGCACCGTGGG CAGATTTAAGATCTCCAAGGTCATTGTGGTGGGGGACCTGTCAGTGGGGAAGACTTGTCTCATTAATAG GTTCTGCAAAGACACCTTTGATAAGAACTACAAGGCCACCATCGGAGTGGACTTTGAGATGGAACGATTTGAGGTGTTGGGCGTCCCCTTCAGTCTGCAGCT ctgGGACACCGCTGGACAGGAGAGGTTCAAATGCATTGCATCGACCTACTACCGAGGAGCTCAAG CCATCATCATCGTTTTCAACCTGAATGATGTGGCCTCCCTGGAACATACCAA GCAGTGGCTAGCTGATGCACTCAAGGAGAATGACCCTTCCAGTGTGCTTCTCTTCCTCGTGGGTTCCAAGAAGGACCTGAGT ACTCCTGCTCAGTATACGCTAATGGAGAAAGATGCACTCAAGGTGGCCCAAGAGATGAAGGCCGAGTACTGGGCAGTCTCATCTCTCACTG GTGAAAATGTCCGGGAATTCTTCTTTCGTGTGACGGCACTGACCTTTGAGGCCAATGTGCTGGCTGAGCTGGAGAAATCGGGATCCCGGCGTATTGGGGATGTTGTCC GCATCAACAGTGATGACAGCAACCTCTACCTAACTTCCAGCAAGAAGAAGCCCATGTGTTGCCCATGA
- the RAB34 gene encoding ras-related protein Rab-34 isoform X2 has protein sequence MNILAPVRRDRVLTELPQCLRKEAALHVHKGFHPRVTCACQEHRTGTVGFKISKVIVVGDLSVGKTCLINRFCKDTFDKNYKATIGVDFEMERFEVLGVPFSLQLWDTAGQERFKCIASTYYRGAQAIIIVFNLNDVASLEHTKQWLADALKENDPSSVLLFLVGSKKDLSTPAQYTLMEKDALKVAQEMKAEYWAVSSLTGENVREFFFRVTALTFEANVLAELEKSGSRRIGDVVRINSDDSNLYLTSSKKKPMCCP, from the exons CGCTTTGCACGTGCACAAAGGCTTCCACCCCCGCGTCACCTGCGCCTGCCAGGAGCACCGGACAGGCACCGTGGG ATTTAAGATCTCCAAGGTCATTGTGGTGGGGGACCTGTCAGTGGGGAAGACTTGTCTCATTAATAG GTTCTGCAAAGACACCTTTGATAAGAACTACAAGGCCACCATCGGAGTGGACTTTGAGATGGAACGATTTGAGGTGTTGGGCGTCCCCTTCAGTCTGCAGCT ctgGGACACCGCTGGACAGGAGAGGTTCAAATGCATTGCATCGACCTACTACCGAGGAGCTCAAG CCATCATCATCGTTTTCAACCTGAATGATGTGGCCTCCCTGGAACATACCAA GCAGTGGCTAGCTGATGCACTCAAGGAGAATGACCCTTCCAGTGTGCTTCTCTTCCTCGTGGGTTCCAAGAAGGACCTGAGT ACTCCTGCTCAGTATACGCTAATGGAGAAAGATGCACTCAAGGTGGCCCAAGAGATGAAGGCCGAGTACTGGGCAGTCTCATCTCTCACTG GTGAAAATGTCCGGGAATTCTTCTTTCGTGTGACGGCACTGACCTTTGAGGCCAATGTGCTGGCTGAGCTGGAGAAATCGGGATCCCGGCGTATTGGGGATGTTGTCC GCATCAACAGTGATGACAGCAACCTCTACCTAACTTCCAGCAAGAAGAAGCCCATGTGTTGCCCATGA